One window of the Flavobacteriaceae bacterium YJPT1-3 genome contains the following:
- a CDS encoding 2-isopropylmalate synthase: protein MQNETIQIFDTTLRDGEQVPGCKLDTQQKLVIAERLDTLGVNVIEAGFPISSPGDFVSVEEIAKIVKNATVCGLTRAVKKDIEVAAQALKQAKYPRIHTGIGTSESHMKHKFNATPEQILERAVEAVSYAKSFVEDVEFYAEDAGRSDNEFLARVLEAVIKAGATVLNIPDTTGYCLPEEYGAKMKYLKENVKGIDKAILSCHCHNDLGLATANSIAGVINGARQIECTINGIGERAGNTSLEEVVMILKQHPYLQLDTTINTKLLYDTSRMVSEKMGMPVQPNKAIVGANAFAHSSGIHQDGVIKNRETYEIMNPEDVGVTESAIVLTARSGRAALAYRAKKVGYDLTKAQLDVVYKEFLKMADKQKEIQDVDIHTIMEHSTSPQFANLA from the coding sequence ATGCAGAACGAAACAATTCAAATCTTTGATACCACTTTGCGTGATGGCGAACAGGTACCCGGCTGTAAATTAGACACTCAACAGAAACTGGTCATTGCAGAACGTCTGGACACTTTAGGCGTTAATGTCATTGAAGCCGGATTTCCCATTTCGAGTCCCGGGGACTTTGTCTCGGTGGAGGAGATTGCCAAAATAGTAAAAAATGCCACGGTTTGCGGCTTGACCCGCGCCGTAAAAAAAGATATTGAAGTGGCCGCTCAGGCGCTTAAACAGGCTAAATATCCACGGATTCATACCGGCATAGGCACCAGTGAATCCCACATGAAGCATAAGTTTAACGCCACTCCAGAGCAAATTCTGGAGCGTGCCGTAGAAGCAGTGAGCTATGCCAAGTCATTTGTTGAGGATGTGGAATTCTATGCAGAGGATGCCGGAAGAAGCGACAACGAGTTCCTGGCTCGGGTATTAGAAGCCGTGATCAAAGCGGGGGCCACCGTTTTGAACATCCCCGATACGACAGGTTACTGCCTTCCGGAAGAATACGGGGCGAAGATGAAATACCTCAAAGAAAACGTCAAAGGCATCGATAAAGCGATACTATCCTGCCATTGCCACAACGATCTGGGTCTGGCCACTGCCAACTCCATAGCCGGAGTGATTAACGGAGCTCGACAAATCGAATGTACCATTAATGGAATTGGCGAACGTGCCGGTAATACCTCTCTGGAAGAGGTGGTCATGATCTTGAAGCAACATCCGTATCTTCAACTGGACACGACCATCAATACCAAGCTGCTCTATGATACCAGTCGCATGGTTTCTGAAAAAATGGGGATGCCGGTTCAGCCCAATAAAGCTATTGTAGGCGCTAATGCCTTTGCCCACAGTTCCGGAATTCATCAGGACGGAGTGATCAAAAACCGGGAGACCTATGAGATCATGAACCCCGAAGATGTTGGAGTCACTGAAAGTGCTATTGTTCTCACTGCGCGCAGCGGTCGGGCAGCACTGGCCTATAGAGCGAAAAAGGTGGGTTATGACTTGACTAAAGCGCAGCTGGACGTGGTGTACAAAGAATTCTTGAAAATGGCTGATAAACAGAAGGAAATTCAGGATGTTGATATTCACACCATCATGGAGCACAGTACTTCACCTCAATTTGCAAATCTAGCCTAA
- a CDS encoding DMT family transporter, whose protein sequence is MESSFRSRFLSLNLAMLLISTSGVLGRYITLWPVVTIAYRALLALLVLSAYLWWKKASIRIEKKDLGMILLSGLLMGAHWVLYYEALRRSTVAIGMLTIFTYPALTALLEPLFLRSRLQWFHIGLALLVLVGVSLLVPEFSLEHEYTQAAGFGLLSALAYALRNIILKTKVRRYSGSLLMTTQLLVIALVLSPFLFAAEGTAVSNALPYLLILAILTTAVGHTLFVMSFKHFSITAASIMSSVQPVYGILLGVLFLGEVPPGRTLLGGLLIVVAVALEGIKSSRDST, encoded by the coding sequence ATGGAGTCTTCCTTCCGCAGCCGTTTCCTCTCCCTCAACTTGGCCATGCTTCTGATCAGTACCAGCGGAGTATTGGGACGCTACATCACGCTTTGGCCTGTGGTGACCATTGCCTATCGGGCGCTGCTGGCGCTGTTGGTGCTTTCTGCCTATCTATGGTGGAAAAAAGCTTCCATACGAATTGAGAAGAAAGATTTGGGAATGATCCTGCTCAGCGGTTTGCTGATGGGTGCGCACTGGGTGCTCTATTATGAAGCCTTAAGGCGCTCTACAGTGGCTATCGGGATGTTAACCATTTTTACTTATCCCGCCCTGACGGCCCTGCTGGAGCCGCTTTTCCTTCGCAGCCGTTTGCAGTGGTTTCATATCGGTCTGGCCCTTTTGGTTTTGGTGGGCGTCAGTTTATTGGTTCCTGAATTCAGTTTGGAGCATGAATACACTCAGGCGGCAGGCTTTGGTCTTTTGTCTGCACTGGCCTATGCTTTGCGCAACATCATTCTCAAGACGAAGGTTAGGCGCTATTCGGGCTCCTTGTTGATGACGACGCAACTATTGGTCATTGCCCTGGTATTGAGCCCGTTTTTGTTCGCTGCCGAAGGGACCGCGGTGAGCAATGCATTGCCCTATTTACTCATACTTGCCATTTTGACCACAGCGGTGGGACACACCTTGTTCGTCATGAGCTTTAAGCATTTCAGTATCACAGCGGCCAGTATCATGAGCAGTGTGCAACCTGTTTATGGCATTCTCCTGGGTGTTTTGTTTCTGGGTGAAGTACCGCCGGGGAGAACTCTGCTGGGCGGTTTACTGATTGTGGTAGCCGTAGCCCTGGAGGGCATTAAAAGCTCCCGTGATTCAACTTAA
- a CDS encoding RluA family pseudouridine synthase gives MSRAKQHSTPENLQVLYEDNHLIAINKRPGDLVQGDKTGDDPLSEVVKQYIAKKYNKPGAVYLGVPHRLDRPTSGIVVFSRTSKALPRLNKLFAEKEASKTYWALVKEAPPKDSDTLVHHLKRNPKQNKSYAFAKASKDTKKAVLHYHIALKLDRYYLLQIDLETGRHHQIRAQLAAIGCPIKGDLKYGFDRSNADGSIHLHARELAFMHPVKKEPLKIIASPPLQDPLWSACLAALK, from the coding sequence ATTTCCCGCGCCAAACAGCATAGTACGCCTGAAAATCTTCAAGTTCTTTACGAAGACAACCACCTCATTGCCATCAATAAACGACCCGGCGATTTGGTGCAAGGCGACAAGACCGGTGATGATCCGCTAAGCGAAGTCGTCAAGCAGTACATCGCAAAGAAATACAACAAACCCGGTGCGGTCTATCTGGGTGTTCCACATCGCCTGGACCGTCCCACCAGTGGCATCGTGGTATTTTCACGCACCTCTAAAGCCCTACCCCGACTCAATAAACTCTTCGCAGAGAAGGAAGCATCTAAAACCTATTGGGCCCTCGTAAAAGAAGCCCCGCCCAAAGATTCGGACACCCTGGTGCATCACCTGAAACGGAATCCAAAACAGAATAAAAGTTACGCTTTCGCGAAAGCGTCCAAAGACACCAAAAAAGCCGTCTTGCATTACCACATCGCCTTGAAGCTGGATCGGTATTATTTACTGCAAATCGATCTGGAAACCGGAAGGCATCATCAGATTCGGGCTCAGTTGGCTGCCATTGGATGCCCCATTAAAGGAGATTTGAAATACGGCTTTGATCGCAGCAATGCGGACGGGAGCATCCATTTACACGCTCGTGAATTGGCCTTTATGCATCCGGTCAAAAAAGAACCGCTAAAAATCATCGCTTCACCACCACTTCAGGATCCACTCTGGTCGGCTTGCCTGGCTGCCTTAAAATGA
- the panB gene encoding 3-methyl-2-oxobutanoate hydroxymethyltransferase produces the protein MSTAKKDYKRITVKSLTEMKSRGDKISMLTAYDYTMASIVDGAGIDVILVGDSASNVMAGHETTLPITLDQMIYHAASVVRAINRSLVVVDLPFGSYQSDPKEALRSAIRIMKESGGHAVKLEGGKEVKDSIKRILNAGIPVMGHLGLTPQSIYKFGTYTVRAKEEMEAEKLKEDALLLERCGCFAIVLEKVPAKLAAEVAQSLTIPVIGIGAGGGVDGQVLVIHDMLGMTKEFNPRFLRRYLDLEQQMTSAFEHYIKDVKSGDFPNEEEQY, from the coding sequence ATGTCCACAGCTAAAAAAGATTACAAGCGTATCACGGTCAAGTCCCTTACCGAGATGAAATCACGAGGAGATAAGATTTCCATGCTTACGGCCTACGATTATACCATGGCCTCCATTGTTGATGGAGCCGGTATTGATGTCATCCTGGTGGGTGATTCTGCCTCCAACGTGATGGCGGGACATGAAACCACCCTACCCATCACCCTTGATCAAATGATCTATCATGCAGCTTCTGTGGTTCGAGCGATCAATCGCTCTTTAGTGGTGGTCGATCTGCCTTTTGGCAGTTATCAATCAGATCCCAAGGAAGCCTTACGTTCAGCCATTCGGATCATGAAAGAAAGCGGTGGTCATGCGGTCAAGTTAGAGGGAGGCAAGGAAGTCAAAGATTCCATCAAACGCATTCTGAACGCAGGGATACCCGTGATGGGCCATCTGGGACTCACCCCCCAGTCCATTTATAAATTTGGTACCTACACCGTGCGGGCCAAGGAAGAAATGGAAGCCGAAAAATTGAAGGAAGATGCCCTACTGCTCGAACGTTGTGGCTGTTTTGCCATTGTTTTAGAGAAAGTTCCGGCCAAATTAGCTGCCGAAGTCGCTCAAAGCCTCACCATCCCGGTGATCGGGATCGGAGCCGGAGGAGGCGTAGACGGGCAGGTGCTCGTCATTCACGACATGCTGGGCATGACCAAAGAATTCAATCCGCGTTTCTTGCGTCGCTATTTGGATCTGGAGCAACAAATGACCTCAGCGTTTGAACACTACATCAAGGATGTCAAGAGCGGGGACTTTCCCAACGAAGAAGAGCAATACTAA
- a CDS encoding nuclear transport factor 2 family protein codes for MKTFSIVVFVFLIGWSSQAQSGATGLSDEQQAKRAIEVFFEGFHAQDSTVIKTVVHDKVIMQSIGNNAQKDIVLSTQNFSQFLASICSIPEETEFKEEIHDYRVRVNGKMANVWTPYSFYVNGNLSHCGVNSFQLFKRDGVWKIFYIVDTRDRESCARNRG; via the coding sequence ATGAAGACTTTTTCTATCGTTGTTTTTGTTTTTTTAATTGGATGGTCAAGCCAGGCTCAAAGTGGAGCAACCGGGCTTAGTGATGAACAACAGGCCAAACGGGCCATTGAAGTGTTCTTTGAGGGATTTCACGCTCAGGATTCTACGGTGATCAAGACCGTAGTACACGACAAGGTCATTATGCAATCCATCGGGAACAATGCGCAAAAGGACATCGTCTTGAGCACCCAGAATTTTAGTCAGTTCTTAGCCTCCATTTGTTCCATTCCGGAGGAAACCGAATTTAAAGAAGAGATCCATGATTATCGCGTTCGGGTGAATGGAAAGATGGCTAATGTGTGGACGCCTTATTCTTTTTATGTCAACGGCAATTTGAGCCATTGTGGGGTAAACAGCTTTCAGTTATTTAAGCGGGATGGGGTATGGAAGATCTTTTATATCGTAGACACCCGAGATCGCGAAAGCTGCGCTAGAAATCGCGGTTAG
- a CDS encoding L-serine ammonia-lyase, which translates to MQAIESISVFDMLKIGVGPSSSHTLGPWRAARRWIALLKQRGNFDQVQEIKVMLYGSLSLTGKGHATDTAVLLGLYGLDPQEFPVDQIPVILDRVREEQRIHFDGERYVAFHPQTQILFHKKFLDFHPNGITFQARLSSGREVKETFYSIGGGFVVQKERKRAKRQRQLISSFPYPVHKATDLLDYCKETDKKISDIVLANERSLMEESAIDERLQKIWEVMLESMYIGCHTEGTLPGGLNVRRRAFDTHKTLIGDKKYDSPQQWIEAIRNKEVRFREILKWVSCFALAVNEVNASLGRVVTAPTNGSAGVIPAVMMYYMVIENHDANFEDVKQFMLVAGEIGSLFKKGATISAAMGGCQAEIGVSSAMAAGALTELMGGSPEQVLMASEIAMEHHLGLTCDPIGGLVQIPCIERNAMGAIKAINACEMALDTDAKNAKVPLDKVIETMWQTAQDMNTKYKETSTGGLAVNVALSDC; encoded by the coding sequence ATGCAGGCCATTGAAAGCATCAGCGTATTTGACATGCTCAAAATTGGGGTGGGCCCCTCCAGCTCGCACACGCTTGGTCCCTGGCGCGCAGCTCGACGTTGGATCGCCTTGCTAAAGCAGCGAGGTAATTTTGATCAGGTACAAGAGATCAAAGTGATGCTCTACGGCTCCCTTTCTTTAACCGGAAAAGGGCATGCTACCGATACTGCGGTGCTGTTAGGATTGTACGGCCTGGACCCGCAGGAATTCCCGGTCGATCAAATTCCAGTGATCTTAGATCGCGTACGAGAAGAACAACGTATTCATTTTGACGGCGAACGGTATGTTGCATTTCATCCGCAAACTCAAATCCTATTTCATAAAAAGTTCCTGGACTTCCATCCTAATGGCATCACCTTTCAGGCTCGCTTATCCTCCGGACGGGAAGTAAAAGAAACGTTTTACTCCATTGGGGGTGGATTTGTAGTCCAAAAAGAACGCAAACGGGCCAAGCGGCAACGTCAATTGATCAGTTCTTTTCCCTATCCCGTGCACAAGGCCACTGATCTCCTGGATTATTGCAAGGAAACCGACAAAAAAATTTCAGACATCGTATTGGCCAATGAGCGCTCCCTGATGGAGGAATCGGCCATTGATGAACGCCTCCAAAAAATCTGGGAAGTCATGCTGGAGAGCATGTATATTGGCTGCCACACCGAAGGCACCTTACCCGGCGGACTCAACGTACGACGCCGTGCTTTTGATACCCATAAAACCTTGATTGGAGACAAGAAATACGACAGTCCCCAGCAATGGATTGAAGCCATCCGAAATAAAGAGGTCCGCTTTCGCGAAATCTTAAAATGGGTCTCCTGCTTTGCCCTGGCCGTAAATGAGGTCAACGCTTCTCTGGGGCGCGTGGTGACGGCTCCTACCAACGGCAGTGCCGGGGTCATTCCTGCGGTGATGATGTACTACATGGTCATCGAAAATCACGATGCTAATTTTGAGGATGTGAAACAGTTCATGTTGGTAGCCGGCGAGATCGGCAGTTTGTTTAAAAAAGGAGCGACCATCTCGGCTGCTATGGGTGGCTGCCAGGCAGAAATAGGAGTCTCCAGCGCCATGGCTGCTGGCGCTCTGACGGAACTTATGGGGGGTAGCCCTGAGCAGGTGCTTATGGCCAGCGAGATCGCCATGGAGCATCACCTGGGCCTAACCTGCGACCCCATTGGTGGATTGGTTCAAATACCCTGTATTGAGCGGAACGCCATGGGAGCCATCAAAGCGATCAATGCCTGCGAAATGGCTCTGGACACCGACGCTAAAAACGCGAAGGTCCCGCTGGATAAGGTAATCGAAACCATGTGGCAAACCGCCCAGGACATGAATACCAAATACAAGGAAACCAGTACCGGCGGACTCGCCGTCAATGTGGCTCTATCCGATTGCTAA
- a CDS encoding alcohol dehydrogenase → MKAVQIAKAGGDFEIVDREIPKPGSKEVLIKVEACGICHSDNFVKVGAMPGIEYPRVPGHEVVGTIEEVGNEVNNWAKGQRVGVGWHGGHCFECDPCRRGLFINCENAKICGISYDGGYAEYMTAPQEALAAVPDSLSSAEAAPLLCAGITVFNGMRNSGIKAGDVVAVQGIGGLGHLAIQYARQMGMRTVAISTSSSKKDLAKELGAHHFIQTDEQDAVEELQKLGGADLIVATAPHADAITQVIDGLGIDGKLLMIAATGDAVEVSPMQLLQARKSLAGWPSGVAPDSEDTLNFSAMTGTVPMIEKFSLDEVDEAFQKMMDNKARFRVILIP, encoded by the coding sequence ATGAAAGCAGTACAAATAGCAAAAGCCGGTGGTGATTTCGAGATCGTTGATCGGGAAATCCCCAAACCGGGTTCGAAAGAAGTATTAATCAAAGTGGAAGCCTGTGGCATTTGCCACAGCGATAATTTCGTCAAAGTGGGTGCCATGCCAGGCATTGAATATCCGCGGGTGCCGGGTCATGAAGTCGTAGGCACTATTGAAGAAGTGGGTAATGAAGTGAACAACTGGGCTAAAGGCCAGCGGGTTGGTGTAGGCTGGCATGGGGGTCATTGTTTTGAATGCGATCCATGCAGACGAGGCCTATTCATTAATTGCGAAAACGCTAAAATTTGCGGTATCTCTTATGATGGCGGTTATGCAGAATACATGACCGCTCCTCAGGAAGCCCTGGCGGCTGTTCCTGATTCCCTCTCCTCAGCGGAGGCGGCTCCCCTCCTCTGTGCCGGTATTACGGTCTTTAACGGAATGAGAAATTCTGGGATCAAAGCCGGAGATGTAGTCGCCGTACAAGGTATTGGTGGTTTGGGCCACCTGGCCATTCAGTACGCCCGTCAAATGGGCATGAGAACCGTTGCCATTTCGACCAGCAGTAGTAAAAAAGACCTGGCCAAGGAGTTAGGTGCGCATCACTTTATTCAAACGGATGAGCAGGATGCCGTGGAAGAATTGCAAAAATTAGGTGGAGCTGATCTGATTGTTGCCACAGCGCCGCATGCTGATGCCATTACTCAAGTGATCGACGGACTTGGGATCGATGGGAAATTACTAATGATCGCAGCCACCGGTGATGCGGTAGAGGTAAGTCCGATGCAGCTGCTACAAGCCCGAAAATCACTGGCCGGGTGGCCCAGCGGAGTGGCGCCGGATAGTGAAGACACCCTCAACTTTAGTGCGATGACCGGAACGGTACCCATGATCGAAAAATTCAGTCTTGATGAAGTCGACGAAGCCTTTCAAAAAATGATGGACAATAAGGCGCGGTTTAGGGTGATCCTCATTCCTTAA
- a CDS encoding CPBP family intramembrane metalloprotease, with protein MWNNFPQTPKLRVNRLLLTFILLFGAYLLFFIGLGLLKTHYPELGLEEYEQSRVLKMIKEEPLRFLILAIIIAPLVEEMLFRTLLHPSHNDLLWCMTSWPVFLMVRFLPLDVHWLVKAVFTLIFLFSVFYLLREGLSPARTQKIRIFLRRHTTLILLLTSFIFGLVHINNYVSDFIFNLSLFVLIIPRILAGLALGFIKIANRGLGWSILLHAMNNGVVFLISMLLYRVAAN; from the coding sequence ATGTGGAATAATTTCCCTCAAACCCCTAAGCTCCGAGTCAACCGTCTATTACTGACCTTCATTCTCCTTTTTGGGGCTTACCTTTTATTTTTTATAGGTCTGGGTCTTTTGAAGACCCATTATCCGGAACTGGGTCTGGAAGAATACGAACAATCGCGCGTCCTCAAAATGATTAAAGAAGAGCCGCTCCGCTTTTTAATCCTGGCCATAATCATCGCTCCGCTGGTGGAAGAAATGCTCTTTCGCACGCTCCTCCACCCTTCGCACAATGACTTGCTTTGGTGTATGACTTCCTGGCCAGTCTTTTTGATGGTGCGTTTTCTCCCGTTGGACGTACATTGGCTCGTTAAGGCGGTATTCACCTTGATCTTCCTATTCAGCGTTTTTTATTTGCTTCGGGAAGGATTGAGCCCTGCACGTACTCAAAAGATTCGAATATTTTTGCGGCGACACACCACCCTAATCCTCTTGCTCACTTCTTTTATCTTCGGATTAGTGCACATCAATAACTACGTTAGCGATTTTATCTTTAACCTCAGTCTTTTTGTCCTCATCATCCCACGGATTCTCGCCGGATTGGCCTTGGGTTTTATCAAAATTGCCAATCGCGGTCTCGGCTGGTCCATACTCCTGCATGCCATGAACAATGGCGTGGTTTTTTTGATCAGTATGTTACTGTATCGCGTGGCAGCGAATTAA
- the dnaK gene encoding molecular chaperone DnaK, whose protein sequence is MSKIIGIDLGTTNSCVAVMEGNEPVVIPNAEGKRTTPSVIAFVEGGEIKVGDPAKRQAVTNPQKTIASIKRFMGNKFSESKKEAERAAYDVKKGDNDTPRVDIDGRLYTPQELSAMILQKMKKTAEDYLGQDVTGAVITVPAYFNDSQRQATKEAGEIAGLKVERIINEPTAAALAYGLDKKDTDQKIVVFDFGGGTHDVSILELGDGVFEVLSTDGDTHLGGDDVDSKIIDWLADEFKKDEDIDLRKDPMALQRLKEAAEKAKIELSSSTQTEINLPYITATASGPKHLVRTLSRSKFEQLIDDLVKRTIAPCESALKSAGLSKSDIDEIILVGGSTRIPAVQEAVEKFFNKKPSKGVNPDEVVAIGAAIQGGVLTGDVKDVLLLDVTPLSLGIETMGGVMTKLIEANTTIPTKKSQVFSTAADNQPSVEIHVLQGERPMAKDNKTIGRFHLDGIPPAQRGVPQIEVTFDIDANGIIKVSATDKATNKSQDIRIEASSGLTEEEIEKMKAEAEANAEADKKAKEAVDKVNEADAMIFQTEKQLKEFGDKLSDDKKKPIEEALTELKAAFETKNPDAIQPALDKINEAWKAASEEMYKAQAEAQGGAAQPEGDASADTSSASDSSSDVEDVDFEEVK, encoded by the coding sequence ATGAGTAAAATAATTGGAATTGACTTGGGGACTACCAACTCGTGCGTTGCCGTAATGGAAGGTAACGAACCTGTAGTAATTCCTAATGCTGAGGGTAAGCGCACAACACCTTCAGTCATCGCCTTTGTAGAAGGTGGTGAAATTAAGGTGGGTGACCCTGCAAAACGACAAGCAGTGACCAACCCTCAGAAAACGATCGCATCGATCAAACGCTTTATGGGAAATAAATTCTCAGAAAGTAAAAAGGAGGCAGAACGTGCAGCCTACGATGTGAAAAAAGGAGATAACGACACCCCTCGAGTAGATATCGATGGTCGTTTATACACCCCTCAAGAATTATCAGCCATGATTCTTCAAAAAATGAAGAAAACGGCAGAAGATTATCTGGGACAAGACGTAACTGGAGCCGTAATCACGGTGCCAGCCTACTTTAACGATAGTCAGCGTCAAGCGACTAAGGAGGCGGGAGAGATCGCCGGACTCAAGGTAGAGCGTATCATTAATGAGCCTACCGCCGCAGCATTGGCCTACGGTCTGGATAAAAAAGACACGGATCAGAAAATTGTGGTCTTTGACTTTGGTGGAGGTACCCATGACGTATCCATTCTTGAATTGGGAGATGGCGTTTTTGAAGTATTGTCTACTGATGGAGATACCCACCTGGGAGGTGATGATGTGGACAGTAAGATCATTGACTGGTTAGCCGATGAGTTCAAGAAGGATGAAGATATTGATCTGCGAAAAGACCCGATGGCGCTGCAGCGTTTGAAAGAAGCTGCTGAAAAAGCCAAGATCGAATTATCGTCTTCAACGCAGACTGAGATCAACTTGCCTTATATCACCGCTACGGCTAGCGGACCAAAACACCTGGTACGCACGCTGAGCCGATCTAAGTTTGAGCAATTGATTGATGATTTGGTAAAACGTACGATTGCACCTTGTGAGTCGGCGCTTAAATCTGCCGGATTGAGCAAGAGTGATATTGATGAGATCATCTTGGTAGGAGGATCAACCCGTATTCCTGCTGTTCAGGAGGCGGTAGAGAAATTCTTCAACAAAAAACCAAGTAAAGGCGTAAATCCCGATGAGGTGGTTGCTATTGGAGCAGCGATCCAGGGAGGGGTACTTACCGGAGATGTGAAAGATGTATTGCTTCTCGACGTAACTCCATTGTCCTTAGGTATTGAGACTATGGGCGGGGTGATGACTAAATTGATCGAAGCCAATACGACCATTCCTACTAAAAAGTCACAGGTATTCTCTACGGCAGCAGATAATCAGCCTTCTGTAGAAATACACGTACTGCAAGGCGAGCGTCCCATGGCGAAGGACAATAAAACCATTGGTCGTTTCCACTTGGACGGTATCCCACCAGCGCAGCGCGGAGTGCCACAAATTGAGGTAACCTTTGATATTGATGCCAATGGTATCATCAAAGTATCGGCTACGGATAAAGCGACCAACAAGTCTCAGGATATTCGTATCGAAGCTTCTTCCGGATTGACCGAAGAAGAAATCGAGAAAATGAAAGCTGAGGCAGAAGCCAACGCAGAGGCCGATAAAAAAGCCAAAGAAGCTGTAGACAAGGTGAATGAGGCGGATGCGATGATCTTTCAAACCGAGAAACAGTTGAAAGAATTTGGTGATAAATTGTCTGATGATAAGAAGAAGCCGATTGAAGAGGCGTTGACCGAGTTGAAAGCGGCTTTTGAAACCAAAAATCCGGATGCTATTCAGCCGGCCTTAGACAAGATCAACGAGGCTTGGAAAGCAGCTTCTGAAGAAATGTACAAAGCCCAGGCAGAAGCTCAGGGTGGTGCAGCTCAACCAGAAGGTGACGCCAGCGCAGATACTTCATCAGCTAGTGATTCTAGTAGTGATGTAGAAGATGTAGATTTTGAAGAAGTAAAGTAA
- a CDS encoding Two component regulator three Y domain protein: protein MKITTLFLSLLFIGLSATAEVSTLERNALVDLYTSTHGASWKTSWNLEQPVSSWYGVTVKDDKVVALRLSMNNLNGVLPESIGDLTHLESLELFFNNLQGQLPESIGKLKNLKSLVLNGNRIQGELPQSLYELSSLENLQLTSNDLSGPLAPQIQNLINLRVLHLFDNNFSGSIPKELGKIRALRDLMLGDNNFSGQLPQSVAFLEHLQNARFSGNPDLKTTGLPLEVSNTELQEQLQKQTSGVALGGN, encoded by the coding sequence ATGAAAATTACAACGCTCTTCTTATCCCTGCTTTTTATAGGTCTTTCTGCTACCGCCGAGGTTTCCACTTTAGAGCGTAATGCCTTAGTCGATTTATACACATCCACGCATGGAGCTTCCTGGAAGACTTCCTGGAATTTAGAGCAACCGGTATCAAGCTGGTATGGGGTTACAGTGAAAGACGATAAAGTCGTGGCACTGCGCTTGAGCATGAATAATCTGAATGGCGTACTGCCCGAAAGTATTGGTGATCTCACCCATCTGGAATCGCTCGAGCTGTTCTTCAATAATCTTCAGGGACAACTCCCAGAATCCATCGGAAAGCTAAAAAACCTTAAATCCTTAGTCCTTAATGGAAACCGTATTCAGGGTGAACTACCCCAATCCTTATATGAGTTAAGTTCGCTAGAAAACTTACAGCTCACTAGTAATGATCTCTCCGGACCTTTAGCGCCGCAAATACAAAACTTGATCAATTTGCGTGTACTTCATCTTTTTGACAACAATTTCAGCGGATCCATTCCCAAAGAATTGGGTAAGATCAGAGCGCTTAGAGACTTGATGCTTGGAGATAACAATTTCTCTGGTCAGTTGCCACAATCGGTGGCCTTCTTGGAGCATCTTCAAAACGCCCGATTTTCCGGAAACCCGGACTTAAAAACGACTGGACTGCCTTTAGAGGTGTCCAATACCGAACTGCAGGAACAACTGCAAAAACAAACTTCCGGCGTCGCGCTGGGAGGCAATTAG
- a CDS encoding Two component regulator three Y domain protein — translation MRQTILLFLSILISATTLAQVSSSERQALIDLYEATQGEFWTQSWNLEEDVAQWHGVTVKEDKVVALHLGMNNLKGELPTSIGQLKHLESLELFFNKISGELPESIGDLAQLKKLVLNGNFISGALPQSLYTLNQLEELMITSNQLSGTINPAIAQLKALKKLHLFDNAIGGVLPKELTQLKELKELILANNRIVGTIPFGLADSMHQLQLDGNLMDSYEAVASNE, via the coding sequence ATGAGACAAACTATACTCCTTTTTCTAAGCATTTTAATCTCAGCCACTACTTTGGCTCAGGTGTCCTCATCAGAGCGTCAGGCTTTGATCGATCTCTACGAAGCCACTCAAGGAGAATTTTGGACACAATCCTGGAATCTGGAAGAAGACGTTGCTCAATGGCATGGTGTCACCGTAAAAGAGGACAAAGTGGTTGCCTTGCATTTGGGAATGAATAATCTTAAAGGAGAACTTCCAACCAGTATAGGACAATTAAAGCATCTTGAATCCTTAGAATTGTTTTTCAATAAAATTTCGGGCGAACTTCCAGAATCAATTGGTGATCTAGCGCAATTGAAGAAATTGGTATTGAATGGAAACTTCATCAGCGGTGCACTACCACAATCGTTGTACACGCTAAATCAATTAGAAGAACTTATGATTACGAGTAATCAACTAAGTGGGACGATCAATCCTGCCATAGCCCAGCTAAAAGCGTTAAAGAAATTGCACTTATTTGATAATGCGATTGGAGGTGTACTACCCAAAGAATTGACCCAACTTAAAGAATTGAAAGAACTTATTTTGGCCAATAATAGAATCGTGGGCACCATCCCATTTGGTCTGGCCGACTCCATGCACCAACTGCAGTTGGATGGTAACCTCATGGACTCCTACGAAGCCGTAGCGAGCAACGAATAA